A region of the Paracoccaceae bacterium genome:
ATCGACACGCGGTTGAAGTCGATCACGCCGAACTTCGTCTGCTCGATCGTGTCCTTTTCCTCGCCCAGCTGCGCCGAGTGGAACACCTCGACACAGATGCGGCCGCCCGAACGCTCCTTCAGCAGCTCGCCCATGTGCTTGACCGCGTCGACGGTCGGATAGCCGTCGGGGTGCGTGTCCGAGGACTTGAGCGTGATCTCGCATTCCGCAAGCGCCGCGCCGGTCATCGCCGCCGAGGCCAGCAGCGCCGCTGCAAGGGTCTTGAACTGTGTCATCTGGGTCTCCTCCCGTTGTGGCTTTCAGAGCCGGTAGGCTTGTTTCGCAAGCCGGTATGCGAGGTCTTGCGCGACCTCGAATGCTTCATCCCGCGCAAGCCGCCCGGTGGCGACCAGCGTCGCCAGGAAGGCGCAGTCGACGCGCCGCGCGACGTCGTGCCGGGCGGGGATCGACAGGTAGGCGCGGGTGTCATCGTTGAACCCGACGGTGTTGTAGAACCCGGCGGTTTCGGTGGTCATCTCGCGGAACCGCCGCATGCCTTCGGGGCTGTCGTGGAACCACCAGGCCGGCCCCAGCCGCAGCGCCGGATAGACCCCCGCCAGCGGCGCCAGTTCCCGCGCATAGGCCGTCTCGTCCAGGGTAAAGACGATGACCGACAGGCGCGGGTCCAGCCCCACGGCATTGAGCAGGGGGCGCAGCGCGGCGACATAGTCGGTGCGGCCGGGTATGTCGAACCCCTTGTCGCGCCCGAAACTCGCCAGGACCCCCGCATGGTGGTTGCGCCGGCTGCCGGGATGGATCTGCAGCACCAGCCCGTCATCCAGGCTCATCCGCGCCATCTCGGTCAGCATCTGGCCGCGGAAGGCGTCGGCCTCGTCCGCGGTGCAGGTGCCGTGCAGCGCCTTCTGGAACAGGATCGCCGCCTGATCCTGCGGCAGGTCCTCGGTGCGGGCCGTCGCGTGGCCGTGGTCCGACGAGGTGCAGCCATAGACCCGGAAGAACGCGCGCCGCGCCCTGTGGGCCGCCAGATAGCCCTGCCAGGTGGCCGTGTCCTCGCCCGTCAACTCGCCCAGACGCATCACGTTGTCGGCGAAACCCGGCATCTCGGGGTCGACCACCGCGTCGGGCCGGTAGGCGGGAACGACGCGCCCGTGCCAGCCCGAATCCCGGATCATCGCGTGCCAGCGCAGGTCATCAAGCGCGCCATCCGTGGTCGAGATCACCTCGATCCCGAAGCGGTCATACAGCGCGCGCGGCCGCAGGGCAGGGGTGGCAAGCGCCTCGGCAATCCGGTCATAGATCGCATCCGCCGTGGCCTCGGACAGCCTGTCCTCGATGCCGAAAACCGTCTGGAACGCATGGTCCAGCCACATCCGCGACGGCGTGCCCCGGAACAGGTGGAAATGGCGCGCGAACAGCCGCCAGATCGCGCGCCCGTCGGTTTCCACCGGCGCGCCATCGGCGCGCGGAACGCCCAGGTCGCGCAGCGGCACACCCTGCGAGGCCAGCATGCGGAAGATGTAGTGATCGGGCGTCACGAACAGCTGCGCCGGGTCCGGAAAGGCCGCGTCCTCGGCATACCACCGGGGGTCGGTGTGGCCGTGGGGGCTGACGATGGGCAGGTGCTCGACCGTATCGAACAGGTCCCGGGCCACCCGGCGCGTGGCCGGGTCCGGCGGGAACAGGCGATCGGGATCGAGCAGGGGCATCGGTGGTCAATTCCTCCCGGTCTGGCCGTGGCGCAGAAGGTGCTTTCCATCGGACCGCTATGGTAATATGCTAGTATGCGTGACCTGTCAACGGAGGTGACAGATGCCGGAACCCGTGGCGCTGCGCATGCTCGAACCGATCCAGCGGCCATCCGTCGCGGACACCGTGTTCGACGAATTGCACAAGCAGATCCTCAACCTTGAACTGCCGCCCGGCGCGAGACTGTCCGAGGTCGAGGTGGCGCGCGCGCTCGGCGTGTCGCGGCAACCGGTGCGCGATGCCTTCTACCGCCTGTCCAAGCTCGGCTTCCTGTCGATTCGCCCGCAGCGCGCCACCACCGTGTCGCAGATCTCCGATGCCGCCGTGATGCAGGCGCGGTTCATCCGGTCGGCCATCGAGGCGGAAACCGTGCGCGTCGCCTGCCACCGCCTGACCGCCGAGGACATGGACGCGCTCGACCGGATTCTCGACGATCAGGCCGCGGCGGTCGCGGCACGGCAACCGCTGGTGTTTCACAATCTGGACGACCTGTTCCACCGCGAGATCTGCGCGCGCGGCGGAAACGCCTTCGCCTGGGACATCATCCGCGAGAACAAGGCGCACATGGATCGGGTCAGGTTCCTGTCCCTCGCCTTCGCCAGCCAGGACGCCTTTGACGATCATGTGCGGATCATGGATGCCCTGCGCGTCCGCGACGGTGATGCGGCCGTGGCGGCGATGCGGGCGCACCTGGCCCGCATCAAGGACCAGATCGGGCGCATCCGCGCCGAGCACGAGGCCTATTTCGAGGGGGCCGGCGGTGCGGCGTGACGTCTTTCTCTCGATCGGCGAATGCATGGTCGAAATGGCGCCGCAGGACGGCGGCGGCTATGCCATGGGATTTGCCGGCGACACGTTCAACACCGCCTGGTATGCCCGGCGCTGCCTGCCCCCGGGGTGGGCTGTGCGCTATCTGACAGCCGTGGGTCAGGATGCGGTATCGGACAGGATGCTGGCCTTCATGGCGCGGGAAGGGATCGACACGTCGGCCGTGTCGCGTCTGCCGGACCGGACCGTCGGCCTCTACCTGATCGAGCTGACCGATGGCGAACGCAGTTTCGCCTACTGGCGCGGGCAATCGGCGGCGCGCTGCCTGGCCCGGGATGCCGCCAGGATCGAGGCGGCGCTGCAAGGGGTTCGTCTGGCCTATCTGTCGGGGATCACGCTGGCGATCCTGTCGCAACCCGACAGGGCACGCCTGCTGGCCGCGCTGTCCCGGGCGCGCGGGGCGGGCACGGTGGTCGCGTTCGATCCGAACCTGCGGCCGCGCCTCTGGCCCGGGGCCGCCGACATGCGCGCGGCGATCACGGAAGGTGCGGGGGTGGCCGATGTCGTGCTTCCGTCGCACGAGGACGAGGCCACCCATTTCGGCGATGCCGACCCCGAGGCGACGGCCGAACGCTACGCTTCGGCGGGTGCCTCGCTCGTGGTGGTCAAGAACGGCCCCGGCGCGATCGTGGCGCGCCAGGCGGCGCGGCTGACGTGGCACATGCCGGCTGCCGTGCCGCGCGTGGTCGATACCACGGCGGCCGGCGACAGTTTCAACGCGGCATTCCTCGGCGCGTGGCTGGCAGGCGCGGGGCTTCAGCCCGCGATGGCGGCCGGGGCAGAGCTTGCCGCGCGGGTGATCGGGGCGCGGGGTGCGCTTGTGCCCTGACCGTCAGATTCCTAACAGACGGTGAATTCCAAAAGGCAATCCATTGGAATCATTGGGTCGGAAAAGCGTCCCACGGTGGGACGCCCGCCGTCAGCGGGCCAGCCCGATGCCCCGCAGCGCCTCGGCGATCTCA
Encoded here:
- a CDS encoding GntR family transcriptional regulator — its product is MPEPVALRMLEPIQRPSVADTVFDELHKQILNLELPPGARLSEVEVARALGVSRQPVRDAFYRLSKLGFLSIRPQRATTVSQISDAAVMQARFIRSAIEAETVRVACHRLTAEDMDALDRILDDQAAAVAARQPLVFHNLDDLFHREICARGGNAFAWDIIRENKAHMDRVRFLSLAFASQDAFDDHVRIMDALRVRDGDAAVAAMRAHLARIKDQIGRIRAEHEAYFEGAGGAA
- the uxaC gene encoding glucuronate isomerase, which gives rise to MPLLDPDRLFPPDPATRRVARDLFDTVEHLPIVSPHGHTDPRWYAEDAAFPDPAQLFVTPDHYIFRMLASQGVPLRDLGVPRADGAPVETDGRAIWRLFARHFHLFRGTPSRMWLDHAFQTVFGIEDRLSEATADAIYDRIAEALATPALRPRALYDRFGIEVISTTDGALDDLRWHAMIRDSGWHGRVVPAYRPDAVVDPEMPGFADNVMRLGELTGEDTATWQGYLAAHRARRAFFRVYGCTSSDHGHATARTEDLPQDQAAILFQKALHGTCTADEADAFRGQMLTEMARMSLDDGLVLQIHPGSRRNHHAGVLASFGRDKGFDIPGRTDYVAALRPLLNAVGLDPRLSVIVFTLDETAYARELAPLAGVYPALRLGPAWWFHDSPEGMRRFREMTTETAGFYNTVGFNDDTRAYLSIPARHDVARRVDCAFLATLVATGRLARDEAFEVAQDLAYRLAKQAYRL
- a CDS encoding sugar kinase, translated to MRPWRRCGRTWPASRTRSGASAPSTRPISRGPAVRRDVFLSIGECMVEMAPQDGGGYAMGFAGDTFNTAWYARRCLPPGWAVRYLTAVGQDAVSDRMLAFMAREGIDTSAVSRLPDRTVGLYLIELTDGERSFAYWRGQSAARCLARDAARIEAALQGVRLAYLSGITLAILSQPDRARLLAALSRARGAGTVVAFDPNLRPRLWPGAADMRAAITEGAGVADVVLPSHEDEATHFGDADPEATAERYASAGASLVVVKNGPGAIVARQAARLTWHMPAAVPRVVDTTAAGDSFNAAFLGAWLAGAGLQPAMAAGAELAARVIGARGALVP